A DNA window from Legionella sp. MW5194 contains the following coding sequences:
- the smpB gene encoding SsrA-binding protein SmpB encodes MTTHKASDASIAVNKKARFDYFIEDELEAGVVLEGWEVKSLRAGKINLSDAHVILKYGEAFLLGAQIQPLPTASAHTLPDATRTRKLLLNRRELSRLIGSVERQGYTIVPLSLYWSKNRIKIKIALAKGKKTHDKRDAIKDRDWQRDRARLLKKK; translated from the coding sequence ATGACTACTCACAAAGCGTCAGACGCCTCCATTGCCGTCAATAAAAAGGCGCGATTTGATTATTTTATTGAGGATGAACTTGAAGCCGGCGTGGTGCTTGAAGGCTGGGAGGTCAAGAGCCTGCGCGCCGGAAAGATCAACCTGTCCGATGCGCACGTCATCCTTAAGTACGGTGAAGCCTTTTTGCTTGGTGCGCAAATCCAACCCTTGCCTACAGCTTCTGCGCACACGCTGCCCGACGCAACCCGCACGCGTAAGCTATTATTAAACAGGCGTGAATTGAGTAGACTGATTGGCAGTGTTGAGCGGCAAGGTTACACCATTGTTCCGCTGTCGCTGTACTGGAGCAAAAACCGCATCAAAATCAAAATCGCGCTGGCGAAGGGTAAGAAAACCCATGACAAGCGTGATGCGATTAAAGACCGCGATTGGCAGCGTGATCGCGCCCGGTTGCTCAAGAAAAAATAA
- the plaC gene encoding lysophospholipase/glycerophospholipid:cholesterol acyltransferase PlaC: MPNFARLCKWLCLTLVCLPLSLHAGKTIQSMVVFGDSLSDTGNTTHLLKSLRQEESPAYLVRPLKVFVINKMTEFAYDYYVPQMVLDAGIEIVNNYFDTEFGPFLASVISKVRKVPVLPGEPYWQNHFSNGRVWNEYLAPMLALDREDNGDFTNQAFGGSWAVTYDYQLTVWNLIRHPLNTLKTLIVGKLIPPSLGLTVQAYLLMNEVLDDRTAYFVFTGANDYLNVLVFEDNYNPAVMSAYIDNVLDGIVSGVNKLTKAGARHVIIMGLPDVGFTPKFVHTTDKPVLSAAIKLHNERLAARIETLRQAQPEVNFLYIDINPLLQKALDHPADYGLTNITDACIDVKLPMFGAFAASPYARNYVLLYAQVLQYRDASFKRGERNYHVCDTPDNYLFWDEIHPTTRAHRYLAYEICEVMKANGYKTNCHQPSTI, from the coding sequence ATGCCTAATTTTGCCAGACTCTGTAAATGGTTATGTCTTACGCTCGTCTGCCTGCCCCTCTCGCTTCACGCGGGTAAAACCATCCAATCCATGGTGGTTTTTGGTGACAGCCTGTCCGATACCGGCAACACCACTCACCTGCTGAAAAGTTTAAGGCAGGAAGAAAGCCCCGCCTACCTGGTTCGTCCCTTAAAAGTCTTTGTCATCAACAAGATGACCGAATTTGCTTATGATTATTACGTACCGCAAATGGTGCTTGACGCCGGCATTGAGATAGTCAACAACTACTTTGATACAGAGTTCGGGCCGTTCCTGGCTTCCGTGATCAGCAAAGTGAGAAAAGTACCTGTCCTCCCGGGCGAACCCTATTGGCAAAATCATTTTTCCAATGGCCGCGTCTGGAATGAATACCTGGCGCCCATGTTGGCCCTTGATCGCGAAGACAATGGGGATTTCACCAACCAGGCTTTCGGTGGCAGCTGGGCTGTGACCTACGATTATCAACTGACGGTATGGAATCTTATCCGCCATCCTTTAAATACGTTAAAGACCCTGATCGTTGGGAAACTGATTCCGCCAAGCCTGGGGCTGACGGTACAGGCCTACCTGTTAATGAACGAAGTACTGGATGATCGTACGGCTTATTTCGTCTTTACTGGCGCTAACGATTACTTGAATGTGCTGGTGTTTGAAGACAATTACAATCCGGCGGTCATGAGCGCCTACATTGATAATGTACTCGACGGGATTGTTTCAGGTGTAAATAAATTGACCAAGGCTGGCGCACGGCATGTCATCATCATGGGCTTGCCAGACGTTGGCTTCACGCCAAAATTTGTTCACACCACCGACAAGCCGGTATTGAGTGCGGCCATTAAACTGCATAACGAGCGTCTGGCGGCCCGTATTGAAACCCTGCGTCAGGCACAACCTGAGGTTAATTTCCTCTACATCGACATCAACCCGCTGTTGCAGAAAGCCCTGGACCATCCAGCGGATTATGGCTTGACCAATATTACCGACGCCTGCATTGACGTCAAACTGCCGATGTTTGGCGCGTTTGCTGCATCCCCTTATGCACGCAATTACGTCTTGTTGTATGCTCAGGTTCTGCAATACCGCGATGCCAGTTTTAAGCGCGGCGAGCGCAATTATCATGTCTGTGATACGCCGGATAATTACCTCTTCTGGGATGAAATTCATCCAACAACACGCGCTCATCGTTACCTGGCTTATGAAATCTGTGAGGTAATGAAAGCCAATGGCTATAAAACAAACTGCCATCAACCGTCTACTATTTAG
- the glmS gene encoding glutamine--fructose-6-phosphate transaminase (isomerizing), with translation MCGIMGATSQRDISKILLEGLRRLEYRGYDSAGIAVIDKTGRLKRVRIQGKVQALADAMQEVSIHGTIGIAHTRWATHGKPCEENAHPHLSHDEIAVVHNGIIENYESLRKKLQNAGYQFNSETDSEVAAHLIHYHYQQHENLLTAVQDAAAEMHGAFALGVIHQKRPQELVAVRKGSPLVVGMGIGEQFIASDPLALRSFAQSVIFLDEGDSALLTANEVHVFDHSKKPVQRQRHPLDNDSQTASKGNYRHFMLKEIHEQSKVLADTLEGRIVSLDVLKASFGEHAAAIFPDVKQIHIVACGTSYHAGLTARYWLESLTGLPTQVEIASEYRYRDVVVGDNTLFIAISQSGETADTLAALYKAKSLNYLSTLAICNVATSTLVREAECVFLTRAGIEIGVASTKAFTTQLAALLMLSAVLCRDERAKTVLTQLQELPACCERALKMNKAIESLSSLFVNKSHTLFLGRGVQYPVALEGALKLKEISYIHAEAYPAGELKHGPLALVDNEMPVIAVAPNDELLDKLKSNLHEVSARGGQLVVFVDDSQTWESNGARLIPVPSCGQWVAPIVYTIPLQLLAYHVAVAKGTDVDQPRNLAKSVTVE, from the coding sequence ATGTGCGGGATTATGGGAGCAACCTCTCAACGTGATATCAGCAAAATATTACTGGAAGGGTTAAGACGTCTGGAATACCGCGGTTATGATTCTGCCGGCATTGCGGTTATCGACAAGACAGGCCGGCTGAAGCGGGTCCGAATCCAGGGCAAGGTCCAGGCATTGGCTGATGCCATGCAGGAAGTATCCATTCATGGCACAATCGGCATCGCGCACACGCGCTGGGCAACCCACGGTAAACCCTGTGAAGAAAATGCCCATCCTCATCTTTCCCACGATGAAATTGCCGTGGTTCACAATGGCATCATTGAAAATTATGAATCCCTGCGTAAAAAATTGCAGAACGCCGGTTATCAGTTCAATTCTGAAACCGATTCAGAAGTGGCGGCACACTTGATCCATTACCATTACCAGCAACATGAAAACCTGTTGACCGCCGTGCAGGATGCCGCTGCCGAGATGCATGGCGCCTTCGCTCTGGGTGTCATTCACCAGAAACGGCCGCAGGAACTGGTTGCGGTACGCAAAGGAAGTCCGTTGGTTGTCGGGATGGGAATCGGCGAACAATTCATTGCCTCGGATCCGCTGGCACTGCGATCCTTTGCGCAATCGGTCATTTTTCTTGATGAAGGCGACAGCGCCCTGCTGACGGCCAATGAAGTGCATGTTTTTGACCACAGCAAAAAGCCGGTACAACGTCAGCGTCATCCGCTCGATAATGACAGTCAGACTGCCAGCAAGGGTAACTATCGCCATTTTATGCTGAAGGAAATCCACGAACAAAGTAAAGTACTGGCCGATACCCTGGAAGGGCGTATTGTCAGCCTGGATGTGCTCAAGGCCAGTTTTGGTGAGCATGCGGCGGCCATTTTCCCCGACGTCAAACAGATTCACATTGTGGCTTGCGGCACCAGTTATCATGCCGGTTTGACGGCCCGCTATTGGCTTGAATCCCTGACTGGTCTACCCACTCAAGTTGAAATTGCCAGCGAATACCGCTACCGGGATGTGGTCGTCGGCGATAATACCCTGTTCATAGCCATTTCCCAATCCGGCGAAACGGCGGATACGCTGGCCGCGTTATACAAGGCAAAATCCTTAAATTATTTATCTACCCTGGCCATTTGTAATGTGGCTACCAGCACCTTGGTGCGCGAAGCTGAGTGCGTTTTCCTGACACGTGCTGGCATCGAAATCGGTGTGGCCTCGACCAAAGCCTTTACGACGCAATTGGCTGCCTTACTGATGCTGTCGGCTGTGCTATGCCGCGATGAGCGGGCAAAAACCGTATTGACGCAGTTGCAGGAATTGCCGGCTTGTTGTGAGCGTGCCTTGAAAATGAATAAGGCCATTGAATCATTGTCTTCTCTTTTTGTGAATAAATCCCATACCTTATTCCTGGGACGAGGCGTGCAATACCCTGTCGCTCTGGAAGGGGCTCTGAAGCTGAAAGAAATTTCCTATATTCACGCGGAGGCTTACCCTGCCGGTGAGTTGAAGCACGGTCCGCTGGCTTTGGTTGACAATGAAATGCCAGTTATTGCCGTTGCCCCCAATGATGAATTGCTGGATAAACTAAAATCCAATCTGCATGAAGTCAGCGCCCGGGGCGGTCAATTGGTGGTTTTTGTGGATGATTCCCAAACCTGGGAATCCAATGGCGCACGCCTGATTCCCGTTCCTTCCTGTGGTCAATGGGTGGCGCCCATTGTGTACACCATTCCGCTGCAATTATTGGCTTATCATGTGGCAGTGGCGAAAGGAACAGACGTGGATCAGCCGCGTAACCTCGCCAAGTCGGTGACGGTGGAGTGA
- a CDS encoding thiopurine S-methyltransferase — MNKGKQFWHALWESGNLPFHRKSVNEDLIQFWPSLKMADNPSILVPLCGKSLDLLWLVEHGARVTGIELSELAVQQLAAENHLPLKQQAIDDCLCYSSPALTLWVHDLFTLPQRLIEPADGLYDRGALVALPAVLRAAYTSRCLQWLKPKGRILLKTLTYNQTLMEGPPYSVTPNDLTALYPGCALQLLKENPRRMDESDSLFVRGLREVIDYVWLIERN, encoded by the coding sequence GTGAATAAAGGAAAACAATTCTGGCACGCGCTGTGGGAAAGCGGCAATCTCCCTTTCCACCGCAAGTCCGTGAATGAGGACTTAATTCAATTCTGGCCGTCCCTTAAAATGGCGGATAATCCCTCCATTTTAGTCCCTTTGTGCGGCAAGAGTCTGGATTTGTTGTGGCTGGTGGAGCACGGGGCCAGGGTCACTGGCATTGAATTAAGCGAGCTTGCCGTGCAGCAACTGGCCGCTGAAAATCACCTCCCTCTTAAACAACAGGCCATAGACGATTGCCTGTGCTATTCATCACCGGCATTAACACTCTGGGTCCATGATCTGTTTACACTGCCTCAACGCCTCATTGAACCCGCGGATGGGCTTTATGATCGCGGAGCGCTCGTGGCCTTGCCCGCGGTGCTACGGGCTGCGTACACGTCCCGCTGCCTGCAGTGGTTAAAACCAAAAGGCCGCATTTTACTGAAAACCTTAACCTACAATCAGACGCTGATGGAGGGACCGCCTTACAGCGTCACCCCGAATGACTTAACCGCTCTGTACCCTGGCTGCGCACTGCAATTGCTTAAGGAAAACCCACGTCGCATGGATGAGTCCGATTCGCTGTTTGTGCGCGGATTGCGGGAGGTTATCGATTATGTCTGGTTAATTGAAAGGAATTAA
- a CDS encoding Tex family protein, which translates to MSQEMLSTAATIAQELKVKVSQVETAIRLLDEGATVPFIARYRKEATEGLDDTQLRQLAERLLYLRELDERRAVILQSIREQEKLTPELEQAILTADTKTRLEDLYLPHRPKRRTKAQLAREAGLEPLAMTLWQEPGHDPETYAQQFINAEAGIADAKAALEGARQILMERFAEDPELLNELREYLWQHAVLKSTGEAKDKKDAANKFADYFDYAEPIKKIPSHRALALFRGRRESVLQIGLHLVDDVEYGERRVATYFNISHQERAADNWLFDTVRMTWKIKLFTKLELELLARLRESADEEAIHVFARNLRGLLLAAPAGPRITIGLDPGIRTGVKVVVVDITGKLLDYTTVFPFAPQNEWHQAIAELAKLAAKHHVNLLSIGNGTGSRETERLVADMIKMYPDLKLNKVLVSEAGASVYSASELAANEFPDLDVSLRGAVSIARRLQDPLAELVKIEPKAIGVGQYQHDVNQTRLARSLDGVVEDCVNAVGVDVNTASVALLTRVSGLNETLAKNLVEYRDQHGAFVDRNQLKQVPRMGEKTFQQAAGFLRIMNGSNPLDASAVHPEAYALVERILSDKKMTITQVIGNHDLLTSVNAADYVDEQFGLPTVRDVLRELEKPGRDPRPEFKTVNFKEGVEDISHLEEGMILEGVISNVTNFGAFVDIGVHQDGLVHISAMTNRFITDPHTVVKAGDIVKVKVVEVDKERRRIGLSMKLDEARPVVVHKKVSKPQAKKAPVVKKDDARKKEDRRQVQPAKKGVFNTAMADALAKLKPGS; encoded by the coding sequence ATGAGTCAAGAGATGTTGTCTACGGCAGCGACAATTGCCCAGGAGCTTAAAGTAAAGGTGTCGCAGGTAGAAACCGCCATTCGCCTGCTGGATGAAGGCGCGACCGTACCTTTTATTGCCCGCTATCGTAAAGAAGCGACAGAGGGCCTCGATGACACTCAATTAAGACAACTGGCGGAGCGTCTGCTTTATCTGCGTGAACTGGATGAGCGCCGCGCCGTGATTCTGCAGTCCATCCGTGAGCAGGAAAAATTAACGCCGGAACTGGAACAGGCCATTCTTACTGCGGACACTAAAACCCGCCTGGAAGATCTCTACCTGCCGCATCGTCCCAAGCGGCGTACCAAGGCGCAATTGGCCCGCGAAGCAGGACTTGAACCGCTGGCGATGACCCTCTGGCAGGAGCCCGGGCATGATCCCGAAACGTATGCGCAGCAATTCATTAATGCCGAGGCTGGCATTGCTGATGCGAAAGCCGCACTCGAAGGCGCAAGACAGATTTTAATGGAGCGGTTTGCCGAAGATCCGGAATTACTCAACGAGCTCCGGGAATACCTCTGGCAGCATGCCGTGCTTAAATCCACTGGAGAGGCAAAGGACAAAAAAGACGCAGCGAATAAATTTGCCGATTATTTTGACTATGCAGAACCGATTAAAAAAATCCCCTCCCACCGCGCGCTGGCATTATTCCGTGGCCGACGCGAAAGCGTTTTACAAATCGGCCTGCACCTGGTTGATGATGTGGAGTACGGCGAGAGAAGGGTGGCTACTTATTTCAACATCAGTCATCAGGAACGTGCTGCGGATAACTGGCTGTTTGATACCGTACGCATGACCTGGAAAATCAAATTATTCACCAAGCTGGAACTCGAATTACTGGCGCGTTTACGTGAATCGGCCGATGAAGAGGCGATCCACGTGTTCGCACGTAATCTGCGCGGTCTGCTGTTGGCTGCTCCGGCTGGCCCACGCATTACCATCGGTCTTGATCCCGGTATACGCACGGGTGTAAAAGTGGTAGTCGTCGACATCACCGGCAAATTGCTGGATTACACCACCGTTTTCCCATTTGCCCCGCAGAATGAATGGCATCAGGCCATCGCTGAACTGGCAAAACTGGCCGCCAAACACCACGTTAACCTCTTAAGCATTGGCAACGGCACCGGCTCCCGCGAAACGGAACGACTGGTGGCGGACATGATTAAAATGTACCCCGATTTGAAATTAAACAAAGTGCTGGTGAGTGAAGCTGGCGCCTCCGTTTACTCTGCCTCCGAACTGGCGGCGAACGAGTTTCCGGATTTGGATGTCAGTCTGCGCGGCGCGGTGTCCATCGCCAGACGGTTACAGGATCCGTTGGCAGAATTGGTTAAAATCGAGCCAAAAGCAATTGGTGTCGGCCAATACCAGCATGACGTGAACCAGACTCGTCTGGCACGAAGCCTGGACGGTGTGGTCGAGGATTGTGTGAATGCAGTGGGTGTCGATGTCAATACGGCCTCCGTGGCCCTGTTGACCCGTGTGTCCGGTTTAAACGAAACCCTGGCAAAGAATCTGGTTGAATACCGCGATCAGCATGGCGCTTTTGTTGATCGTAACCAGTTAAAACAGGTTCCGCGCATGGGCGAAAAAACCTTCCAGCAGGCCGCGGGTTTCTTACGCATCATGAATGGCAGTAACCCCCTGGATGCCTCCGCAGTTCACCCGGAAGCCTATGCACTGGTGGAACGCATTCTGTCTGATAAAAAAATGACGATTACCCAAGTCATTGGTAATCATGATTTGTTAACCAGCGTCAATGCCGCCGACTACGTGGATGAGCAGTTTGGATTGCCGACCGTTCGTGACGTGTTGCGTGAACTCGAAAAACCCGGCCGCGATCCTCGCCCGGAATTCAAGACCGTTAATTTCAAAGAAGGCGTTGAAGACATCAGTCATCTGGAAGAAGGCATGATTCTCGAAGGGGTCATCAGCAATGTCACCAATTTCGGTGCTTTTGTGGATATTGGGGTTCATCAGGATGGGTTGGTTCACATTTCAGCCATGACCAATCGGTTTATTACCGATCCGCACACCGTGGTGAAAGCGGGTGATATCGTCAAGGTGAAAGTCGTTGAGGTTGACAAAGAGCGTCGTCGCATTGGTTTGAGCATGAAACTCGATGAAGCCAGACCGGTCGTTGTACACAAAAAAGTCAGTAAGCCTCAGGCTAAAAAAGCACCTGTGGTTAAAAAAGACGATGCCCGTAAAAAGGAAGACAGACGCCAG